The following are from one region of the Ruficoccus sp. ZRK36 genome:
- a CDS encoding sugar phosphate isomerase/epimerase, whose product MSLSSNLGVQSYCFRNFKDNVEVAAKVKEIGLDRIEICRLHAGGDFHNLENWKEVVKTYTDAGVKIVSVGVETLVGDPSERDAFEAVAMAGAKHISVHFKVDSFGKAIAQARSFAREYGIKVGIHCHGGYMFGGQPDVMEHLINLGTPEVGLCIDTAWCMQIGPKQGVPLEWIKKYSGKVHGIHFKDFVFEKNAGWKDTVVGQGNLDLPAFAAQLKADNYDGMAVIEYEADPENPVPALKNCVEQMRNVL is encoded by the coding sequence AGGATAACGTCGAAGTCGCCGCCAAGGTGAAGGAAATCGGCCTCGACCGTATCGAAATCTGCCGCCTGCACGCCGGGGGCGACTTCCACAATCTGGAAAACTGGAAGGAAGTCGTGAAGACCTACACCGACGCCGGTGTGAAGATCGTCTCGGTCGGTGTGGAAACCCTGGTCGGCGATCCGTCCGAGCGCGACGCCTTCGAGGCGGTTGCCATGGCCGGTGCCAAGCACATCTCCGTCCACTTCAAGGTGGACAGCTTCGGCAAGGCCATCGCCCAGGCGCGCAGCTTTGCCCGTGAGTACGGCATCAAGGTCGGCATCCACTGCCACGGCGGCTACATGTTTGGCGGCCAGCCGGACGTGATGGAGCACCTGATCAACCTCGGCACCCCGGAAGTCGGTCTGTGCATCGACACCGCCTGGTGCATGCAGATCGGCCCGAAGCAAGGTGTGCCGCTCGAATGGATCAAGAAGTACTCCGGTAAGGTCCACGGCATTCACTTCAAGGACTTCGTCTTCGAGAAGAACGCCGGCTGGAAGGACACCGTTGTGGGTCAGGGTAACCTCGACCTGCCCGCCTTCGCTGCCCAGCTCAAGGCCGACAACTACGACGGCATGGCCGTGATCGAGTACGAAGCCGATCCGGAAAACCCCGTCCCGGCCCTGAAGAACTGCGTCGAACAGATGCGGAACGTCCTGTAA
- a CDS encoding SMR family transporter, giving the protein MSGYVFLAVAIVAEVIATTALKLSEQFTRLIPSAVVIIGYGIAFYCLSQVLKTIPVGISYAIWSGMGVVLVTAAGAVLFKQIPDLAAIAGMVLIIAGVIVINLFSKSTVH; this is encoded by the coding sequence ATGTCTGGTTACGTTTTCCTCGCCGTGGCCATCGTGGCCGAAGTCATCGCCACCACCGCCCTGAAGCTCTCGGAGCAGTTCACCCGGCTGATCCCGAGCGCAGTCGTTATCATCGGCTACGGGATTGCCTTCTACTGCCTGAGCCAGGTGCTCAAGACCATCCCTGTGGGCATCTCCTACGCCATCTGGTCCGGGATGGGAGTCGTCCTCGTCACCGCTGCGGGGGCCGTGCTTTTCAAGCAGATACCCGATCTCGCAGCCATTGCCGGGATGGTGCTGATCATCGCGGGCGTTATCGTGATCAACCTGTTCTCGAAAAGCACGGTGCACTGA
- a CDS encoding threonine/serine exporter family protein: MTTEKTVSTAPGQMPDEIVTAEQLADLALEAGVLLLSAGAHSGRVFSNIKRFADRWGFPIHVHPTFTGLIVTVRDHADPERTVTRYQDAPPPRVHLLTLTLFSRLSWRALDQRLSFAQIKREIETIKAAPGYPPLAVIPAVGMACGCLCMLFGGDILNGLCAFFAAAIGQAVRIWMGRQDFNPMLVNVGSAFVATLIAGIDTFWNIGSSPEATLATSVLFLIPGVPLLNSVIDLIEGYLSASLARGLFAAFTVLCIAAGMTVAITLMGIDNL; the protein is encoded by the coding sequence ATGACCACCGAGAAGACGGTAAGCACCGCCCCCGGCCAGATGCCGGATGAAATCGTTACGGCCGAGCAACTGGCCGACCTGGCGCTGGAGGCGGGCGTCCTGCTGCTCTCGGCAGGCGCTCACAGCGGTCGCGTCTTCAGCAATATCAAGCGCTTCGCGGACCGTTGGGGTTTCCCCATCCATGTGCACCCGACCTTCACGGGGCTGATCGTGACTGTGCGCGACCACGCCGACCCGGAGCGCACCGTCACCCGCTATCAGGATGCCCCACCCCCGCGCGTTCACCTGCTCACCCTCACCCTCTTCAGCCGTCTGTCCTGGCGCGCGCTCGACCAGCGGCTGTCCTTCGCCCAGATCAAGCGAGAAATCGAGACCATCAAGGCCGCCCCCGGCTACCCGCCGTTAGCCGTCATTCCGGCCGTCGGCATGGCCTGCGGCTGCCTGTGCATGCTTTTCGGCGGTGATATCCTGAACGGACTGTGCGCGTTTTTCGCTGCCGCCATCGGGCAGGCCGTACGCATCTGGATGGGGCGGCAAGACTTTAACCCCATGCTCGTGAACGTCGGCTCGGCCTTCGTGGCCACGCTCATCGCGGGTATCGACACCTTTTGGAATATCGGCAGCTCCCCCGAGGCCACGCTGGCGACCAGCGTACTGTTTCTGATCCCCGGCGTCCCGCTTCTGAACAGCGTCATCGACCTGATCGAGGGCTACCTCTCCGCCTCACTCGCACGCGGGCTCTTTGCGGCCTTTACGGTGCTGTGCATCGCCGCAGGCATGACAGTCGCCATCACCCTCATGGGTATCGACAACCTCTAA
- a CDS encoding threonine/serine exporter family protein, with the protein MTTDILLASLRDMSLAFLVAIGWGVLFGTPKRVLWVAAVLGGSGHCLRFALLECGLNIIPATLAASLLIGVLGIYFAHRVDNPPVVFTMPACITMIPGMYAYRSMLGGIKITSERMIEEDPTLIPDIAHNITLTFSLLAALAIGISVGVLLFRKRSVRDINLPVPPLPWNSRT; encoded by the coding sequence ATGACTACCGACATCCTCCTGGCCAGCCTCCGCGACATGTCCCTGGCCTTCCTCGTCGCCATCGGCTGGGGCGTGCTCTTCGGCACCCCCAAGCGCGTCCTCTGGGTGGCCGCTGTCCTCGGCGGCAGTGGGCACTGCCTGCGCTTCGCGCTGCTGGAGTGCGGCCTGAACATCATCCCCGCCACCCTGGCCGCCTCCCTCCTCATCGGTGTGCTGGGTATCTACTTCGCACACCGGGTGGACAACCCGCCGGTGGTCTTCACCATGCCCGCCTGCATCACGATGATCCCCGGCATGTACGCCTACCGCTCCATGCTGGGCGGGATCAAGATCACCAGCGAACGCATGATCGAGGAAGACCCGACGCTCATCCCCGACATCGCCCACAACATCACGCTCACCTTTTCCCTGCTCGCGGCGTTGGCCATCGGCATCTCCGTCGGTGTCCTGCTCTTCCGCAAACGAAGCGTGCGCGACATCAACCTGCCCGTACCCCCACTCCCCTGGAACAGCAGGACATAG